AAGCTCACCGAGATCATGGAGCCCTTCGTGTTACCAACCGCGGAGAGGAAGTTGTTGCGTGAGAGGGCCTGCCGAACATCGGTAGCGCTGATACCAAGCGCAGCCATGCGGTCTGGATTTAACCAGATTCGCATCGCGAATACGCGCGCTCCAAGTATGTCGGCTTTTTGCACACCGGACACCGCCGTAATCTGCGGCTGCACCACCCTGGTGAGGTAATCGGTAATCTGATTGGGGGTCATGTCTTTGGCGGAGAAGCCAAGATACATAGACGCAAATCGATTGTCGCTACTCTCTACGTTGATAACGGGAACTTCCGCCTCAGGAGGGAGATCGTTTCGAACCTGCGCGACCTTCGATTGGATCTGTGTGAGAGCGGCGTTAACGTCATAATTTAACCGAAGATGGACCGTAATCTCACTTATTCCCTGTTTACTAGAAGATTCGATGTAATCGATTCCATCCGCGCTCGCTATTACTCGCTCAAGAGGAGTGGAGATATACCCTCGAACGAGATCGGCCGGAGCTCCTACGTAAGCTGTTTTAACAGTTACCGAGGCGGAGTCGCTGCGAGGATACTGTCGAACGTTAAGCTTCGTTATTGCCGTGTATCCGGCGATGAATATAAGGAGATTCAAACAGATGGCGAGAACGGGCCGCCTAATGAAGAGATCGGTAAACTTCATGAGGACTCCTTATGAGTTGTTCACCGATGGATTTAGGGACGCTGGCGGCGCCCCCTTCTCTTGAATACTTACACTAGATCCTGGTCTTAACTTAAACGCTCCTGAGCTAACCACCTCTTCTCCCTCCTGAACACCTTTTAGGACCGCCACGAGATCCCCGCGGGCGCTTCCAAGTTCAACGATCTGCTGCCTCACAGTGGAGGTATCGTTACCCTCGGCGTCTTTTTTATGCTCAACGATATAGACAGAGTTTCCGTACGTAGCATAGGTCACGCCACTAGAGGGGAGCGTGAGAGTCTCTTTTGCCGCTCCGTATTCAAGAGAGACCGATCCGAACATCCCTGGAAGAAGCTCCTCCTGAGGATTTGCAACCGTTGCCTGAACATTGATAGTTCGAGTTACCTCGTCGATATTTGGATTGATTGCGGTGATCGCTCCGGAGAATGACCTTCCCGGAAATGCGTCTACCGAGATAACTACTGTATCCCGAGTTGAAAGCATCGGGGCGAGCTGTTGAGAAACGGAAAAATTAAAGTAGATAGGATCAGATGAGTAGAGCGGAACAAGTGGCGAACCTGCCGTAGCAAAGCTTGCAACGTTCACGGTTCTAATACCCGCTCGGCCGTCGAAAGGTGCGACAACTGTCTTTCGTTCAATCGCTGCTTTTATTGATTGAACCTCTGACTCCACCTGAATAACTCTTGATTCGGCATCTTCTAGATTTGAGAGAGACACCGCGCTCTGACCTTTAAGCCTCTGCACTCGCTCAAGGGTCTGTTTTGCAAACTCAAGTCGAGCAAGCGCTCCTTTAAGATTTGCCGTTTCAACGGAGCTATCGATCTCAATAAGGATATCTCCAGCCTTTACCTTCGCTCCGGAGTCGAACCGTACCGCAACTATAGTACCAGATTCTTTGGCGCTTAAGGTTGCGCCCCGCATTGAGACAAAGGAGCCAACGGTCCCAAAAATCTCTCGCCACTGAGCGCGTGAAGCGCGAATCGTTGTAACAGCCTCAGGGGGGCGCTGAAAATTGGCATGCTCGGCGATCGCCATAGCGATCTGGATCGCTTTAACACCTCCAAGAACAAGCGTAATAACAAACATCACTAAAAGAGTGCGTGATATCTGTTTCTTCATAACTTTCCTTTCGCTCCAACAAATCGCTGCACCTGTTGTAGCCCCTCAGTGAGAAATTGTACACGACGCGCGTTGAGCTTATCCGTCACCAGCTACCTCGAATAACGCGTGTAGAGAGCCCCCACCACCTTGCCCCTCACTTAGGCAATTACGCTACCGATGCCCCTTGACCGCTATAGATAGCATTGTGTCGCACATACTAAGCGCCCTATTAAGAAAAATCACTGTGATAAAATGTCGCAGCTAACATAGATTATCCCCTAAAGGCACCCCGTAACTAATACTTCCGACTCATAAAAGTAGATTAGTTTCGCTCACAGTTTGTAACAGGTTCAAGGACTCTCCCTCTCTCAAAAGACGCTCTACGATTCCCTCTAGAAAGCATTGCACTAGGTATGAACACATTCTTTTAGAGCTATCCTTATTCTAGGCCCCATACTGCTTTAGGCGTATGTGTTTTGTGTTAGTTCACAAGACATGTACCTAAGGCTTTTGAAATATCGCCGTATATCATAATCAATCACAAAACAGCGTTTCTATGGCGTCCGTGTCATTATCAACTTCCTGCCGCCGCAGCTGGTTGCCTTCTCCTATCCTTCTCCTATAAATGCCGCGGGGTGTGCCCAGCATGCGGGGCAAAGCGGGCTGTGAAATTCGCAGCGCATATCTATCTGGAGGTAATCGAAGACGCTCCGCATCGCCGCACCGTCCCTACCATCCCAAAACAACTACGGGCGTTCTTCTAGTACGACTGTAAGCTCAACACCCTCTTGTCCTCTTAACTTGTCCTCTCATGCTCTTCTGGTTGGCTTAAAACGGTAATCTGGGCGACGACAAACAACATCCCTAAAACTTTCGGCTACCTGAGGACCCTCCGTGCCCCCATTGCAATGTCGACTAAAACTTTCGGCTACCTGAGGACCCTCCGTGCCCCCATTGCAATGTCGATAGGGCAGATCAGCTACTTGCGGAAAGTGAATTGATCTTCCTATCCTTTGACTTATCAGAAATATCATCAACTATTCACCGATGCCGCGCACAAAGAT
Above is a genomic segment from Pseudomonadota bacterium containing:
- a CDS encoding efflux RND transporter periplasmic adaptor subunit — encoded protein: MKKQISRTLLVMFVITLVLGGVKAIQIAMAIAEHANFQRPPEAVTTIRASRAQWREIFGTVGSFVSMRGATLSAKESGTIVAVRFDSGAKVKAGDILIEIDSSVETANLKGALARLEFAKQTLERVQRLKGQSAVSLSNLEDAESRVIQVESEVQSIKAAIERKTVVAPFDGRAGIRTVNVASFATAGSPLVPLYSSDPIYFNFSVSQQLAPMLSTRDTVVISVDAFPGRSFSGAITAINPNIDEVTRTINVQATVANPQEELLPGMFGSVSLEYGAAKETLTLPSSGVTYATYGNSVYIVEHKKDAEGNDTSTVRQQIVELGSARGDLVAVLKGVQEGEEVVSSGAFKLRPGSSVSIQEKGAPPASLNPSVNNS